A window of the Lactuca sativa cultivar Salinas chromosome 5, Lsat_Salinas_v11, whole genome shotgun sequence genome harbors these coding sequences:
- the LOC111913845 gene encoding peroxidase 16 — MNKQTLCLVFLSFFVASSYAQLRQNFYQSTCPNVESIVRSAVTKKFQQTFVTVPGTLRLFFHDCFVRGCDASVFLATPNAEKDHPDDQSLAGDGFDTVIKAKAALDSNPNCRNRVSCADILALATRDVIVLAGGPSYSVELGRRDGRISTKASVQHKLPQASFKLDQLNTMFAAHGLSQTDMIALSGAHTLGFSHCGKFSGRIYGKSGIDPTLNRQYALQLRQMCPINVDPRIAINMDPTTPRTFDNAYFRNLQQGRGLFTSDQVLFTDSRSKPTVNQFASSNSAFNQAFITAITKLGRVGVLTGSKGEIRRDCSMPN, encoded by the exons ATGAACAAGCAAACGCTATGTTTGGTGTTTCTCTCTTTCTTTGTTGCTTCATCTTATGCTCAACTTAGACAAAATTTCTATCAGAGCACTTGCCCGAACGTTGAATCCATAGTAAGATCAGCCGTCACCAAGAAATTCCAGCAGACCTTCGTCACTGTTCCCGGCACTCTCCGCCTCTTCTTTCATGACTGTTTTGTTAGG GGCTGTGATGCTTCGGTTTTTCTTGCAACTCCAAACGCTGAGAAGGATCATCCCGATGATCAGTCACTCGCTGGAGATGGATTTGACACCGTCATTAAAGCCAAGGCTGCACTTGACAGCAATCCTAATTGCCGGAATAGAGTTTCATGTGCTGATATATTGGCTCTTGCAACCAGAGATGTCATAGTCTTG GCAGGTGGGCCATCATACAGTGTAGAATTGGGGAGAAGAGATGGGAGAATCTCCACCAAGGCAAGTGTTCAACACAAACTtccacaagcatcattcaagTTGGATCAACTTAACACCATGTTCGCTGCTCATGGTCTATCTCAAACCGATATGATTGCACTTTCAG GTGCACATACACTTGGGTTCTCTCATTGTGGCAAATTCTCGGGACGTATCTATGGGAAGAGCGGAATAGACCCAACCCTCAACAGACAATACGCTCTTCAGCTAAGACAAATGTGTCCGATTAATGTGGATCCTAGGATTGCCATTAACATGGACCCAACCACCCCTCGGACTTTTGATAATGCGTATTTCCGAAACCTTCAACAAGGAAGAGGCTTGTTTACTTCCGACCAAGTCTTGTTCACTGACAGCCGGTCAAAGCCAACAGTCAACCAATTTGCCTCTAGCAACAGTGCTTTCAACCAGGCTTTTATTACCGCCATCACCAAGCTCGGACGAGTTGGGGTTTTGACTGGTAGCAAGGGGGAGATCAGACGCGATTGCAGCATGCCTAACTAG